The Cryptomeria japonica chromosome 2, Sugi_1.0, whole genome shotgun sequence region ACAAAGGTAGATTCGCATATCCTAAATGTCATCATTTTGTGGTGTAGTAGAGGAACATGTGATAGATTCATAAGTTATGTGTAGCAACTTTAATCAGATTTTAgagtgaattatatattttttctgTGCAGGTCTCGCAATTTACTTGTTTTCTTTAGCATTGTATGTATGCAAGTAAAAACTTTCATCATATTTAAGATACCTCTACCGGCATTGTAGAACTAAAAATAACAATGAAGCACACTGTATTCCTACGAGAACTTTAAAACTTCACATAGTGAGTGCAGGGCCCTCCTCACACACAACATTCCAATAGAAATCCTCACAAAAACAACAAAGAGATTATTGAAAGAgtgaaaaaaaaacatattttcaagttTTTTATAGAAAGCCTTTTAGAGAAGACCTGCATTGGCAAGACGTTTAActgatattagaagaaatgtttttAGGAAGATGGATCAAGGAATATAGTTGAATTCTTAATCGACATACTGAAGATCATCTTTATTGTCCATTTGAAAGCTATAAATAAAGAATCGTTTGAGCCAAATATTAATAGAGGTTTAATCAAATTCTtctaaaagaaaaaaatacaaaatatatttcTAAATAGCAGCCTATCACATGGTGCTTAATACTTACAAAATTATTGCTAAAGCCCTAACTACTAGGATTAAACCAACGGCTAAAATGATAGTTAGATCTGAATATAAACAAGATTCCTTCACAATAGATGTATTCTTGATAATTTAATACCAACGGCTAAAATGATAGTTAGATCTGAATATAAACAAGATTCCTTCACAATAGATGTATTCTTGATAATTTAATATTGAATTGGGAAACAAGTGAATGGactcaacaatcaaaacaaaatgTTTTGTTAATTAAGTTTGATTTTGATCAAGCATTTGATAGAATGAGATGGAGCTTTACTATTAAGATGTTGCAATGGTTGGGTTTGGGTCCCACAATTTGCAAGCATGTTCAAATACTATTTAATGATGCTATTGCTCGATTGATGATCAATAATTTAAAGTCTGACCCATTTCTTCTACAACGTTCAATCAGTCAAGGTTGCCCCTCTCCATTTATTTATGTTTTAGTTGTTAATGCTCTcggctaaattttgcaaaaaaataattaaatgaatttgaTCTAGGGCATTTCTATTCCTAATAATGTAATTGTTATAAACTCTAATAAATTGCTATTTATTCAAAgttttgaattagaaattagatatGTTTTTGAGGTTTTAAATTTGTATTGTTCTattttgatgttgaaattgttcatcATAACTGACTTTCTAATGATCcaatcttatccaattccataatggATTCCAAAAGAGGAAATACCTAGATATTCCATTTGGGTTGGGGGTTACTCTTCATGATATGTGAAATTGgttaatcacaaaattgaaaaacaaaaaaaattattgagaAAATAAACTCCTATCATTGTTAGATGCCCTCCAAAATAGAGTCATAGAGACTTAATAAACTCATTTGTCAATCCTTGTTGACTAATTGGTATGGAAATATGGGTTTTAGATCTTCCTCCTAGCTACAATGTATATGATTCGAAAATATAAGGGAATTAGAGTTTTTGGATCCCAAGACACAAAATTATTTGCTCATCTCCAAAGTGGATAATAAGAGGTATATTAGAAGAAAAACAATGGAAAATTTTGGTGCATCATTGTATATTAATTGTTGCTATAAATAATAGATGGCAAAACACGAGATGACTGAATAAAATTCAACTTGCTCGCTTCTTTCGTGTTAAGGCATCTTTCCAATTACAATCCATCTAGAAGGTTTGGCAATAAGTTTGTAAACTTCTGAAATGGAGAAAGGATTCCTTGCAGTCTGGTTTTAGCTTTGCAAATTCCTCCATTTGGTGAAACAAGCTTGTTTGATATCATGGACAACCACTTGCTATATTTTCTAAACAAACTCTCTTTTTAAAAATGGGTGAAATAGTTTAGTGATATTCGGCGGGGCATTCCGATAACTTCAATTCTCTTGACTAGGTTAGCTAACAAAGCACCAAAAACTCTTCTAATTTAAATGCAAGTTTAAGAGATTCATGTTTTTTTTGTGAACTTGTTGATTCTTATGAAACTTTACACTTCATTATGATTCAACTTCTTAAAAATTTGGCAATGGCATATAATTGCCCCTTTTTATGTTTTCATTTGAAGATCTATTTTAAGCTTCTTCGTAAGATGTGATTGAATCGAAGACTTAATAGCAAATGgaattccaaattttaaaaaaaaatggaggGATTTAAGTGCTCAAATCTAAAAATCTAAGGCGAAAGCAAATGCTGAAAAATCTTGCATCACAAGCTGCCATAAGGagtaaattaaaacatttgaagatACAATCAGCTAAGTGTCCCTTCTGTCAGTGCCGTAAAAATTTAAAACATGTTTTTAAGACTGCTCTagagcaaaaataaaaaataaagcattatCTTTAATCATTTCCCTGCTATTTTTTATCATATATGTTACATTGGAAAGTACCAATTTTTTGTAAGAATGTGATTGCTAATACTATGACACAATGTATTTTGCTGCATATGTGGAAAAATAGACGTTTAGCAATGTTTTTTAATCATATTTTACATCAGAAAGTAGATACTCTTAACACCTATAAGAGATTAAATACCAATTTTTGCAGCTTCATGAAAATCTTATGTGCAAAACAATTCCAACACTTTCAAATTTAAAGTttaattttatgtttatgtttcaagaGTTGTTATGAATCCAACTTGTATTAGCTTGCCATAAACTAGATGATACTGTGATATGTTGTTCTCTTGGTGGTCCATAGTCTTGGTCTTCTCTTTCCTGTACACTCCTCTTTTTGGACTTGCTATTATGCTTCAAGAGTTGTTATAGTTCAATTGGTTTTATTAGCTTGTGAACAATAATACTATGATATGTTGTTCTCTTGCTGTCTTAACAAATTATCTTTCCCTGTTCAGTCCTCTCTTTGGACTGCCATTTATTTTCATTGTAATTCTTTCAGCTTTGATCaatacaagaaaaacaaaagaagGCAACAATTGTCATAAGATTCTAGTCAACAACCATATAAAAAAGTGACAACACATTTAAAAAACCTGGCAAACAACCAATGAGAACTTTAAATATTTTCTTATAAAAAAACAGAAATACAGGTTTTTCCCCAAACAAAGATCTCAACCCTCCTCTTTGAATGTTTTCAGACAATATCCGATTCCTCAAAATATCATTGCACAGTATAAACACAGGGTCAGAGGCTTGGGATCACCGTTCTTCGGCTATGGTATCATACCACAAAAAATGCATTACTTTAGAAGGGTGCTTACGACAAATTGAATGTGATCTCCCCAAAATACCATTAGATGCATAATTATTCACTATTCCTCTGATCCTGATGACCAAACTTGTCAACAAAATTGACCAGCCAGATCAAAATGGCCCACCATTTCATTGTTCAGTTTGAGGAATTCATAAAAGAGCATTTAGTCAGCATTCCTCGATATCCTCTTTGTTGGTCCTTCATCCAAAATGCTAAACCTCAAATAAAATAATTTCAGGGCGACCTATGAAAGGGTAGAAAAAACCTTAAATGTCAATTGGCACTTACAGCAGTGAAGAATCTGTCAATAATAATCAGATTTTCTTAAAAATAAAGAGAAGAATAACTGACATGGCAGAATATTTTGTTTAGATTCTTGAATGTTAAACACTCAACAAACGAAGCTACAACCTTTCCAGGTATACTTGTGAAGAAATAATCATCTAAACATGCATAGAATTATAAGATAGCTTTTCCTCTAAATATAACAGCATTTCTTAAATATTTGTGGTGGAGAAATCCCAAATCATATGTTGGGATTGTTTCAATCACACATACTTTGTAAGACCTCTAAAAGCTTCTCTTGAAAACATACAGATAGTATTGCAAACTTAAAAAGCTGATTCAAGACTTATTCTTGCTCCGATTCTTTTCCAATCTCTCCCTTCCACGTTTGTTATAAAGCCTCTCCAGCACACGCTTTGCCTCACAATTGGGAAAGTTGCTAAGTTCATAGTAATGAGGAGCAACATCTATCAGCCTGTTACACCAGAAACACGATGATTAAAATCACATTAGCTGAAAAGCATAACCCAACAAGAACCAGCACTAAAAGGAATAGCGAATTGTGCACTTACCACTCtcctttgacatcagtgacaatgcGAATGAAATTTCTACTTGTCAAAACATACTCATTATATATAACCCATTCTGGCTTGTGATCAAGACAGGTTGATGGATGCAAATGCACAACCTGTAAATTACAAACCACATAATTAGTCAAGAACATAAGTATCCAACGGAGCTGAAGAATGAGTTATACAAATTACAATAGTAACAATACACACTAGTTATTGAATTCATAAGATAGCATACACTTCAAAAAACTATTTTGCACCTGATTGTCCTTCACTGTAAGATAATGTCCAGTtcgctcaagatgagccacttgcATAAAATATCCTGCTAGCATTGCCTTGCGTATATTAAGATAATAAGCATGGCTTTTAAAATCAGTGCTACACAACTTAAGATTGTATCTGATCATGATGCGAACTAGTTGTTGCCTCACATTGTCAGCAACCTTCATTGCCCTTGAATTTATAAAATTCTCATAGCACCAAGTGGAATCTTCATCTGCAAACCCACGAGGGCAACCAAGGCTTAGGAaacccaaaatgatcaaaaatacatCAAGAAGTAAGATCGTTTCCATGCATGCAACTGGTTCTTTGATTTGTCTCTTCTTCTGTAAAATTCTTGATATACTTGAGAAACTAGAACATTAATAATCCCCACAATTAATAATTGAGACAGGTATTGACAAGGAATTGAAAACTACAGTCACCATGCACATGGAAAACCGATAAATTGCTTTTGGAAAGACatcaaaaaattatttataagacaACCACAAGTCAAGACAAGCGATCTCTTGGAAAGAAACCAAACAGAttcatctaaaaataaaaaattaatagctGGTTATTGAGCAGAATATACAAGCAGCAAATAATCTACATGTGAAAGAGAATGTTAATTGGTAAAAGATGAAATTCAACCAAAAAAGAGTATATGCTCTATAGGATTACAACTGACTGCAATCAATAATTTAGCAGAACCAAACATAGTTAATATTTTGTTATAATCATGGCAGGCATCAAAATTAACTAGAAATAAATAATAGTTGGAACAAATAATACTTACTGTTTTGCTTGTATGCATGATAAACATTCAGCAGCGTCAGGTGATCCCCATCAATGTGTGCAAAACAGGTCTTTGCTTCATCTGCAGCTTTCTGGGCCTCCCGTGGCCGGAGAAAGCAATTTGGGACTATAGAAAGAAAAATTTGTTATCACAGATGAGGCCCATGGAAGGTCAGCAGACGCATAGATTGGAGATCACACCACATGCACCATGAGTGGTGAATAGAGAACTGCAGCTATCTGCATCATGGCTAAACTTAAAGAATCTATGTCACAGACCAACAGACCGCACTTGAGCTACATGACATTTCATCTAATGTTGACAAGAGCCTAAGTCCCACCCCACTAATGACAGAAAAGCATTCTTCAGGACCTAGTGACAGGCAATACACACAACAGCAGATTTAAAATCAAAAATGATTTTGAAAGTACCTGAAAGCATAGCAGTGATAGAAAGAATCTCATTGGAGCAGTTAAACTCAGGGCTGATGACTAGCATCTTGGACATCTGTGGATCCAGTGGAAACTCACTCATCAGCTCTCCCAGTTTTGTCAgatttccatcttcatccaaagcACCCAGATAGTTTAAAAGCTCTAATGCACGCATCAAAGTTTCTGGAGCAGGAGGATCCATAAAATCAAAATGAACCAGGTCATCAATCCCTAGTTTCTTAAGGGTAAGAACCACATTTGCAAGGTTAGATCTCAAAATCTCAGGGTATGTCTGTGGCTGAAGGTCATTCTGAAAACTTATTTCTGTGTAGAGTCTGAAGCACTTCCCAGGCTGTGTACGACCAGCACGTCCTGTTCTCTGATGTGCACTTGCTTTTGATATAGGAGAAACAAGCAATGATTCTACTCGTACTCTAGGATTATAGACTTTCTGTTTTGCAAATCCAggatcaatcacatatacaattcCATCAATAGTCAGAGATGTTTCAGCAATGTTGGTGGACACAACAATTTTTCGCCCAGGAGTACCACCCTCCTTTATGGGTGGTGGTGCTGACTCAAAAATCTTTTGCTGCATGGCTGGTGGAAGGGTTGAGTACAAAGGAACAGCTTTCACAGGACCGACTTGATCACCCAAATTCTGTACCTCCCTTGTTATTTTCCTACAAGCATCTTCTATTTCCTCCTCCCCAGTGAGAAATACAAGAATGTCTCCAGGAGGTTCACATATGTGTATTTGGACAACTGTCCTGATTGCAGCTTCTAAATAATCCCTCTCAGGTTCTTGAGTGTAAAATATCTCAACAGGATGTAATCTTCCAGGCACTTTCATAAGAGGGGCCCCACTAAAATATGCTTGAAATTTTTCAGCTTCCAAAGTTGCACTCATAACTACAAGCTTTAAATCGGACCTATTTTTGAGAACTTCCTTAAGAAGTCCAAAAAGAACATCTGTAGCCAATGTCCTTTCATGTGCTTCGTCCAGAATTATCACTCTGTAACACTCTAAAAGAGGATCAGTCATTGCTTCTCTGAGAAGCATACCATCTGTCAAGTACCTGGAAGAAGTACAAAAAATGAGCACTTACACCCCACTTACCAAGGAacaaatgacaaaaaaaatcatTTCGGTTGTTATTCTGAAATTAGACATTTAAAAGAAGCAAGGAGTGATGCTTATGCACCTCCATGATTATGCTTTAGCACAAAGCAACAAAATTTGAACAATATTTGTGTGTGCAGCGTGCATGgttgtgtgggtgtgtgtgtgtgtgtgtgtgtgtgtgtgtgtgtgtgtgtgagagagagagagagagaagaaggagatCTCATATGCCAAGCATACAGGATAGTCTGACTTAACCTGACTTCCTGACTTTATCATTACTTTATGCAACAAAAAGACAAAACATCTTATAGCATTACCACAAACACAAAGCTCCTTGTAAACATATGAATTGTGGATACATATAAAATTGATCTTTGTTCCATGTTAGATATCATGTAAGTTCAACCAATCAACTATTCTAGTCTAACCTATAGGAAATGGATGACGCCAAATCCACTTGAATATTCAGTAGTCTTAGCACACACAGTCTAATGGAATAAGCTACAGCTCCAAGTTTTCCTCAGTGGTTTTTGTGGCTGGCATATTTGAACAGCACATAGACAGGGAGGACTGGAGGTTTGAAGCAACTTCAGGAGAATTTTTGTCAAATAGAGATGTAGTCATTTTTAACTCAATAATTCTTATAACTTTATAAGGTAATTTCAAATGCTTAGGAGCCTAAAACAAGTAGTAGAGAGATGGAAGCAACCTTGGgaaaatttttgacaaatggagatcTGGTGATTTTTTACTGACTAATTCTTAAAAGGTAATTTTAAATGCTCAGGAGCCTAAAATAAGGAGCAGAGAGATGGATATTTATATTCCACAGAACCATTCTGTTTTTACTTTTAAGAACCAACTTGGCCCTAGTTCATTGAACTCCTTCCCTTTGTATTAAGAACATCCCTGattcaatttaatgcattataAGGTGAAGTATAATACTCTTCAAAATTGCCACTTTGCAGGATTTGCTTTAAATGGCAAGTTTCTAGAAAATTCAAATTCCATAGGTACATACTTTAAAACAGTTTTTGAACTGCTGCAATCTTCAAAACGAATGCTATATCCAACTTCTTCCCCAATTGTCACATCCATTTCGTCTGCTACACGACGAGAAACAGACATGGCAGCCACTCTGCGAGGTTGGGTACAAGCAATCTGCTTCCTATTGTCAGTATACCCGGCTTCTACCACGAATTGAGGAATCTGTAAGAAAAGATAATGTCAGAAAAGTTTATGGCACAGAACATAAAAGCACAGCACCCAAACATAAATATATGCTGCAGACATAAGAAAATATACAGAGAATTAATTTTCCTGACAAAAGCAATGCTATCATTCCTAACTTTTTAATAAAGATTTATCATTTAAAAAATGAAACCCTATCAAGGACAACATTAAATGTCTATTAAGCACAAAAAAAATAACACAAGCCATGCGATCCAAATATTTATTTCTGATGAATGTGCTTAGGGTTTATTTTTTAGCTTATAGATTACATAGCTGCAAGTAGAAAATTAATTTCAAAGCAATGAAAGAAACTATGACGATTTGCCAACCAGAAATGCAGTAAGACTTTCTATATAAAAAATTTCTTATGAAGCTCAGGCCTCAGACTAACAAAATAAAGACGACTTTATTAAAATACAAGGGAAGACTATCTTTTAGTTTTATCAAATAAGGGTTAAATTTTTAAATGCAATATTTAATGCACCAACGGCTATGCCAATGGACCTTTATTGCCACATAAAATTTAGGTTAGGTTCAACAAAATCTCATACCAACTAGCAAGGTTTAATTCCAGCTGCAGTTGCACCACCTGAATAGATGTTAAACTAAGGGGATCCAGCTTTTGTAGACTAGACAAATCTTAGGCTTGGCATTTAAGCCATGTTACCAGGTCCTGCTATTTTCCACTTGGGTTCATGTGTGGGTCCGGTGCAGGTTCAATCCTGCGTACAACCAGGGTACCACCTGGGCGAACCCAAAAGGATCCCCACATACCCATAGCCATTGGGGCCAAAAAGAGATTTTTTAacgtcaaaaaaaataaaaaacagctTGCAATCAGTCCATTCACCCTAAACTGAAGGTTTTTTATGTAATGCAACTCATTTGAAAAACACAAAACACCAAGAACAGTATTTTTTTCCACCAAGCTGCCATTGTTGGGTTTTTAAGGTTGCATCATGTTTGAAAGGTGAGGGCTACAAAGGAATAAGACCTACACCAACAGCTTAAAAATAGCTGCACAAAGAAGATTTAGTCATTAAAGATGAGTAAAACTttcatttttttcaagttttcaataatttttagaattttgaagtttttttttagtCAGCTTTGAATCTTTTTTTAAACTTTTTATGCACAATGAGGGGTTATTAATGCCGAAACTTTTTTCAATTGTAGTGTTGTTAATTtgtaatgtttttttattttaggTTCATACAAAATGGTTGGAAGTTCTAGTTTGGTTGCTCCAAATGTAGAGAGTTCTTTTAATTTGATGAATAGTTACCTCTTTGACAACAAACAACAATGATTCAACAACTTCCTAgtggtgtaatgtcccctattagaaTGCAACATGTTTCCCAATAGTTACATATAGCATTTAACATCATATGTCTTAAATTAGGTTAGTGAAATTAGAAGTatatataatgcaataaataactaattaaattTTCTTCCCTAACCCTACCAAAGATGGTGGAATTACCGTGCTAGGGCGCTTGGAAACAGTCTACGAGCGGGCTTCCTCAAGGTTTCTTAGGAACATATGTTCATGCCTATCTCCAGACACTCCCTCAAGGCTTCAgaaatatatgtccttacccatctaGTGACCAAATTACTCCGCCTTTCCCTACACAAAACCCCTATCCTCACAAAGGCATTAGCAGAAGAACCAGGAATAGACTGTTTATTACATTGGCTTTTCAAGTATTACGAATGCATAAGAACTGATTTCTGATATAACACCGAATTCATTATTATTAGTcagatatatatattaataaatatcttCTAttatagtccaaggggttgagcttaactggctaaaacactgggttctcactgtggagacccaagatcaattcccaatagggacatctgaagtggaattctaagctgactcttggccttccataggatggggaaggtcttggggtcaatctaatggaattctaagctgtgactcttggccttccataggatgaagaaggtcttggggtcaacctaaataataattcaaagatatgtaatggggatggggccccctactgtgtccccactggttcatagctccagtcaaaagctattcaggcttcggccaaaataataatcaaaaaaaaaaaaatcttctattATAGGCTTAGATATTCATTTCTACCtcctaataatattattataattatatactTGTCATTGGATAAGTAAGGAACAGCATATCCTTCTGCGGTTAATATTTATTATTAGTGTCAAACCTGCTGTGATCAGCACTGAGTCTCCAGTCTTAGCCTCCGATCCCTAATGAGTATGTGAttcttaataaatatatatttgaatGGTCGAATTGTTGCACCCATTTGTTTGGTGATGGATACAACCTTTCCTTGATCGCACCTTTCCCTTTAGACAAAACGTGCCTCTTGATTAATGCGTTGACTAACAATTATTATTTTAACATTCACATTGCTGCTGTTAATTATCAAACTTAGTAATCACTGTTCATTAATAGGCATCTCCTTGTAAATTACTTGTTCAAACTTAATGGTCATCACTGCATATATTAGTAATCTATTTAATTGTTGCAAAGGCAGACAGCTATG contains the following coding sequences:
- the LOC131047392 gene encoding probable pre-mRNA-splicing factor ATP-dependent RNA helicase DEAH2 isoform X5, translating into MLLMTTITVSSIYFAIARSNSQRPLFTSMASERKRKVSLFDVVSEDALVPNKTNFSGLPGVNPWNNRPYSQKYYEILEKRKTLPVWQQKQEFLNMLDKSQTMILVGETGSGKTTQIPQFVVEAGYTDNRKQIACTQPRRVAAMSVSRRVADEMDVTIGEEVGYSIRFEDCSSSKTVLKYLTDGMLLREAMTDPLLECYRVIILDEAHERTLATDVLFGLLKEVLKNRSDLKLVVMSATLEAEKFQAYFSGAPLMKVPGRLHPVEIFYTQEPERDYLEAAIRTVVQIHICEPPGDILVFLTGEEEIEDACRKITREVQNLGDQVGPVKAVPLYSTLPPAMQQKIFESAPPPIKEGGTPGRKIVVSTNIAETSLTIDGIVYVIDPGFAKQKVYNPRVRVESLLVSPISKASAHQRTGRAGRTQPGKCFRLYTEISFQNDLQPQTYPEILRSNLANVVLTLKKLGIDDLVHFDFMDPPAPETLMRALELLNYLGALDEDGNLTKLGELMSEFPLDPQMSKMLVISPEFNCSNEILSITAMLSV
- the LOC131047392 gene encoding probable pre-mRNA-splicing factor ATP-dependent RNA helicase DEAH2 isoform X1; translation: MLLMTTITVSSIYFAIARSNSQRPLFTSMASERKRKVSLFDVVSEDALVPNKTNFSGLPGVNPWNNRPYSQKYYEILEKRKTLPVWQQKQEFLNMLDKSQTMILVGETGSGKTTQIPQFVVEAGYTDNRKQIACTQPRRVAAMSVSRRVADEMDVTIGEEVGYSIRFEDCSSSKTVLKYLTDGMLLREAMTDPLLECYRVIILDEAHERTLATDVLFGLLKEVLKNRSDLKLVVMSATLEAEKFQAYFSGAPLMKVPGRLHPVEIFYTQEPERDYLEAAIRTVVQIHICEPPGDILVFLTGEEEIEDACRKITREVQNLGDQVGPVKAVPLYSTLPPAMQQKIFESAPPPIKEGGTPGRKIVVSTNIAETSLTIDGIVYVIDPGFAKQKVYNPRVRVESLLVSPISKASAHQRTGRAGRTQPGKCFRLYTEISFQNDLQPQTYPEILRSNLANVVLTLKKLGIDDLVHFDFMDPPAPETLMRALELLNYLGALDEDGNLTKLGELMSEFPLDPQMSKMLVISPEFNCSNEILSITAMLSVPNCFLRPREAQKAADEAKTCFAHIDGDHLTLLNVYHAYKQNNEDSTWCYENFINSRAMKVADNVRQQLVRIMIRYNLKLCSTDFKSHAYYLNIRKAMLAGYFMQVAHLERTGHYLTVKDNQVVHLHPSTCLDHKPEWVIYNEYVLTSRNFIRIVTDVKGEWLIDVAPHYYELSNFPNCEAKRVLERLYNKRGRERLEKNRSKNKS
- the LOC131047392 gene encoding probable pre-mRNA-splicing factor ATP-dependent RNA helicase DEAH2 isoform X4, with product MLLMTTITVSSIYFAIARSNSQRPLFTSMASERKRKVSLFDVVSEDALVPNKTNFSGLPGVNPWNNRPYSQKYYEILEKRKTLPVWQQKQEFLNMLDKSQTMILVGETGSGKTTQIPQFVVEAGYTDNRKQIACTQPRRVAAMSVSRRVADEMDVTIGEEVGYSIRFEDCSSSKTVLKYLTDGMLLREAMTDPLLECYRVIILDEAHERTLATDVLFGLLKEVLKNRSDLKLVVMSATLEAEKFQAYFSGAPLMKVPGRLHPVEIFYTQEPERDYLEAAIRTVVQIHICEPPGDILVFLTGEEEIEDACRKITREVQNLGDQVGPVKAVPLYSTLPPAMQQKIFESAPPPIKEGGTPGRKIVVSTNIAETSLTIDGIVYVIDPGFAKQKVYNPRVRVESLLVSPISKASAHQRTGRAGRTQPGKCFRLYTEISFQNDLQPQTYPEILRSNLANVVLTLKKLGIDDLVHFDFMDPPAPETLMRALELLNYLGALDEDGNLTKLGELMSEFPLDPQMSKMLVISPEFNCSNEILSITAMLSAMMQIAAVLYSPLMVHVV
- the LOC131047392 gene encoding probable pre-mRNA-splicing factor ATP-dependent RNA helicase DEAH2 isoform X3, coding for MLLMTTITVSSIYFAIARSNSQRPLFTSMASERKRKVSLFDVVSEDALVPNKTNFSGLPGVNPWNNRPYSQKYYEILEKRKTLPVWQQKQEFLNMLDKSQTMILVGETGSGKTTQIPQFVVEAGYTDNRKQIACTQPRRVAAMSVSRRVADEMDVTIGEEVGYSIRFEDCSSSKTVLKYLTDGMLLREAMTDPLLECYRVIILDEAHERTLATDVLFGLLKEVLKNRSDLKLVVMSATLEAEKFQAYFSGAPLMKVPGRLHPVEIFYTQEPERDYLEAAIRTVVQIHICEPPGDILVFLTGEEEIEDACRKITREVQNLGDQVGPVKAVPLYSTLPPAMQQKIFESAPPPIKEGGTPGRKIVVSTNIAETSLTIDGIVYVIDPGFAKQKVYNPRVRVESLLVSPISKASAHQRTGRAGRTQPGKCFRLYTEISFQNDLQPQTYPEILRSNLANVVLTLKKLGIDDLVHFDFMDPPAPETLMRALELLNYLGALDEDGNLTKLGELMSEFPLDPQMSKMLVISPEFNCSNEILSITAMLSDSCSSLFTTHGACGVISNLCVC
- the LOC131047392 gene encoding probable pre-mRNA-splicing factor ATP-dependent RNA helicase DEAH2 isoform X2, producing MLLMTTITVSSIYFAIARSNSQRPLFTSMASERKRKVSLFDVVSEDALVPNKTNFSGLPGVNPWNNRPYSQKYYEILEKRKTLPVWQQKQEFLNMLDKSQTMILVGETGSGKTTQIPQFVVEAGYTDNRKQIACTQPRRVAAMSVSRRVADEMDVTIGEEVGYSIRFEDCSSSKTVLKYLTDGMLLREAMTDPLLECYRVIILDEAHERTLATDVLFGLLKEVLKNRSDLKLVVMSATLEAEKFQAYFSGAPLMKVPGRLHPVEIFYTQEPERDYLEAAIRTVVQIHICEPPGDILVFLTGEEEIEDACRKITREVQNLGDQVGPVKAVPLYSTLPPAMQQKIFESAPPPIKEGGTPGRKIVVSTNIAETSLTIDGIVYVIDPGFAKQKVYNPRVRVESLLVSPISKASAHQRTGRAGRTQPGKCFRLYTEISFQNDLQPQTYPEILRSNLANVVLTLKKLGIDDLVHFDFMDPPAPETLMRALELLNYLGALDEDGNLTKLGELMSEFPLDPQMSKMLVISPEFNCSNEILSITAMLSDSLSLAMMQIAAVLYSPLMVHVV